From the genome of Vibrio porteresiae DSM 19223, one region includes:
- a CDS encoding branched-chain amino acid aminotransferase, protein MAAFGSVFMPKMAMATFENNQWSETKIVDSNSISLHPGAHVLHYSSTCFEGLKAFRHEDGSVHVFRMDQNIERFAQSSHLLALPELNKEQISDMIKTIVAEFAADVPEAPGSMYIRPTHIGTEAQIGKAASATNSSMAYILLSPVGDYFAGGAHALRLMLDETGQRCASHMGMIKSGGNYASALRPTIEAKQKYQADQILFCPNGYITETGAANFLLVDGNEIITKALDSSFLHGVTRSSILTIAKDLGMTVSEREVSVEELLERAAKPGVEAMLSGTAAVLTSVGTFIYNGKDYPVGNGDIGPMATKLRQALNDIQWGKAPDTHNWLTKIA, encoded by the coding sequence ATGGCGGCTTTTGGTAGCGTGTTCATGCCGAAAATGGCAATGGCAACCTTCGAAAATAATCAATGGTCTGAAACTAAAATCGTTGATTCAAACAGCATCTCTCTTCATCCAGGTGCACACGTTCTACACTACTCAAGTACTTGTTTTGAAGGCTTGAAAGCGTTCCGTCACGAAGACGGCAGTGTGCACGTCTTTCGAATGGACCAAAACATTGAACGTTTTGCTCAAAGCAGTCACTTACTTGCACTACCAGAGCTAAACAAAGAGCAGATCAGCGACATGATTAAAACCATCGTGGCTGAATTCGCAGCAGATGTTCCAGAAGCACCAGGATCTATGTACATTCGTCCAACACACATTGGTACAGAAGCTCAGATTGGTAAAGCTGCATCTGCAACAAACAGCTCTATGGCGTACATTCTTCTTTCTCCAGTGGGCGACTACTTCGCTGGCGGTGCTCACGCACTGCGTCTAATGCTGGATGAAACCGGTCAACGCTGTGCGTCACACATGGGGATGATCAAGAGCGGCGGTAACTACGCTAGCGCGTTGCGTCCAACCATCGAAGCGAAACAAAAATACCAAGCAGACCAAATCCTTTTCTGCCCAAATGGTTACATCACTGAAACTGGCGCAGCAAACTTCCTATTGGTTGATGGTAATGAAATCATTACTAAAGCATTGGATTCAAGCTTCCTACATGGTGTTACTCGCTCAAGTATCCTGACTATTGCTAAAGACCTTGGTATGACAGTAAGTGAACGTGAAGTGTCAGTAGAAGAGCTTCTAGAACGTGCAGCGAAACCTGGCGTTGAAGCGATGCTTTCTGGTACAGCTGCAGTGCTAACTTCAGTAGGTACTTTCATTTACAACGGTAAAGATTACCCAGTCGGTAATGGTGATATCGGCCCAATGGCGACCAAACTACGCCAAGCATTGAATGACATTCAATGGGGTAAAGCACCAGATACACACAACTGGTTAACTAAGATTGCTTAA
- a CDS encoding cytochrome c-type biogenesis protein, with protein sequence MMWRTAFVAFLLFWAGSSLAAIDVYHFDSAQQEQQFQELSSTLRCPKCQNNTIADSNAALAQDLRHKVYEMTIQGKSRQEIIDYMVARYGDFITYNPPLTLGTLILWVGPLLVLMLGGVFIWRRHRLAAPDLGATQGWDSDKEARLQSLLASSDKHEEHK encoded by the coding sequence ATGATGTGGCGCACTGCATTTGTTGCTTTTCTCCTGTTTTGGGCGGGCAGTTCCTTAGCGGCGATTGACGTTTACCATTTTGATTCTGCGCAGCAGGAGCAACAGTTTCAGGAATTGAGTTCCACGCTCCGTTGCCCTAAATGTCAAAACAACACCATTGCTGATTCCAACGCCGCATTGGCTCAGGACCTGCGCCATAAAGTGTATGAAATGACCATTCAAGGCAAAAGTCGCCAAGAAATTATCGATTATATGGTTGCGCGTTACGGTGATTTTATTACTTATAACCCGCCCTTAACCCTTGGGACATTAATCTTGTGGGTCGGACCACTGTTGGTGCTGATGCTAGGGGGCGTATTTATATGGCGGCGTCATCGTCTTGCAGCCCCGGATCTTGGCGCAACGCAGGGGTGGGACAGTGATAAAGAGGCTCGCTTACAATCGTTGCTCGCTTCCTCTGATAAGCATGAGGAGCACAAATGA
- a CDS encoding VC2046/SO_2500 family protein, which translates to MQVHTLDKAAIINELKVGTGINQAVHQARRADFALMLAMFSNDVRDNTPVDQIDETITTDKLLRQRFQLQEPQALQNDQSSYAISAEQAKQFHDGGLASAKLSHYLIPDALTYLPEDTQGFPEDVYFNLSGHERRHLADKAPKKLLPADLYQQLVYANRHDQIRAQA; encoded by the coding sequence ATGCAAGTTCATACTTTAGACAAAGCAGCGATAATTAACGAGCTTAAGGTCGGTACTGGGATTAACCAAGCCGTCCACCAAGCCCGTCGTGCTGATTTTGCCCTGATGCTCGCGATGTTCTCCAATGACGTACGGGACAACACCCCGGTCGATCAGATTGATGAGACCATTACTACGGATAAACTGCTACGTCAGCGTTTTCAATTGCAAGAGCCACAAGCACTGCAAAACGATCAAAGCTCTTATGCGATTTCTGCTGAGCAAGCCAAACAGTTTCATGATGGTGGTTTGGCAAGCGCAAAACTCAGTCACTATCTGATTCCAGATGCGCTCACCTATCTCCCTGAAGATACCCAAGGTTTCCCTGAAGATGTCTACTTCAACCTCTCAGGACATGAGCGTCGCCATTTGGCAGATAAAGCACCTAAGAAGTTGTTACCTGCTGATTTATATCAACAATTAGTCTACGCTAACCGCCACGATCAGATCCGAGCACAGGCTTAA
- a CDS encoding MlaA family lipoprotein, giving the protein MNNRLFRAFFLGVIVALAGCSSAPDQQGAQETNNDDPLEGFNRTMWTVNYDYLDPYVLRPVSLAYVDYVPTPVRSGISNFFGNLDEPASMVNNIIMGNGRKALNHFNRFWINSTFGILGLFDIASAAGINKQDQKEFGDAIGHYGVGKGPYVMVPGAGPYALRDGADLVDSTYLPLSYLNIWASIGKFVFQGLETRAALVQQEPMLKNSPDPYAFTRDAYLQHLDFKAEVTKDDYNAEEEDKLDDYLDQY; this is encoded by the coding sequence ATGAATAACCGCCTTTTTCGCGCCTTTTTCTTAGGGGTCATTGTTGCCCTAGCGGGCTGTAGCTCTGCGCCAGATCAGCAGGGAGCCCAAGAAACCAATAATGATGACCCGTTAGAGGGCTTCAACCGTACCATGTGGACGGTGAATTACGATTACCTCGACCCATATGTTCTCCGTCCGGTTTCCTTAGCCTATGTCGATTATGTACCGACACCTGTGCGCTCCGGGATCTCGAACTTTTTTGGTAACTTAGATGAACCAGCAAGCATGGTGAACAACATCATCATGGGTAATGGGCGTAAAGCACTAAACCACTTCAACCGTTTTTGGATTAACTCTACTTTCGGTATTTTAGGTCTATTTGATATCGCTTCGGCGGCGGGAATCAATAAACAAGATCAAAAGGAATTTGGTGATGCGATTGGTCACTATGGGGTCGGTAAAGGACCATATGTGATGGTTCCAGGGGCAGGGCCTTATGCTTTGCGTGATGGGGCTGATTTAGTTGACTCCACCTACTTGCCGCTCTCTTATCTCAATATTTGGGCTAGCATCGGTAAATTTGTTTTCCAAGGTTTAGAAACCCGTGCCGCACTGGTTCAACAAGAACCTATGCTCAAAAACTCTCCCGATCCTTACGCCTTCACGCGTGATGCTTATCTGCAACATCTCGACTTTAAAGCGGAAGTTACCAAAGATGACTACAACGCAGAAGAAGAAGATAAGCTAGACGATTATCTCGATCAGTACTGA
- the ccmI gene encoding c-type cytochrome biogenesis protein CcmI → MIEFWIGVLVLVLFALTVVCLPWYRSRHQSVSGEVREQLSKTFYQERLAELTLEADQGLASDEQALVTELKQSLLDDIPAASSGNQTALPLSEKRLVLLASIVMLGLCGAMYAWVGGYQQVSHWQQVQHSSEQLTEKLITSQGALSTSDMQDLILALRTRLAQNPNDATGWTMLGRVATAAQASAIAIPAFGKAHELAKQDANITLAYGQSLILTSDEGLQQQGRDLLLPLLDMPSVAFQAQSLLAYDAFSQQKYGDAISYWQKMQSAIPANDQRYAMLADSIAKARQLQGDNMSHGVAVSIAIDKTIVIPKNAILIVSVQDSSGQGMPVAAARFSTQPFPHHVVLTDQNNLTPQRRLSDLKQLVVKARIDLDGNVSTQNGDWIGVSGPVTLGDPVEVLIHSH, encoded by the coding sequence ATGATTGAATTTTGGATAGGCGTTCTCGTGCTGGTACTGTTCGCTCTAACGGTAGTTTGTTTGCCTTGGTATCGTTCTCGACATCAGTCAGTGTCGGGTGAGGTACGCGAGCAACTGAGTAAAACCTTTTATCAAGAGCGTTTAGCGGAGTTAACTCTCGAAGCGGATCAAGGATTAGCCTCTGACGAGCAAGCGTTAGTGACGGAACTTAAGCAATCGCTACTTGATGATATTCCTGCTGCGAGCAGTGGAAACCAAACCGCATTACCTTTGTCTGAAAAGCGGTTAGTGCTGTTGGCCTCGATTGTGATGCTAGGTCTTTGCGGAGCCATGTACGCGTGGGTGGGTGGATATCAACAAGTAAGCCATTGGCAGCAAGTTCAGCACTCCTCTGAGCAGTTAACGGAAAAACTAATTACGTCGCAAGGGGCTTTAAGCACCAGCGATATGCAAGATCTGATTTTGGCGTTACGAACTCGTTTGGCGCAAAATCCGAATGATGCGACTGGCTGGACTATGTTAGGGAGAGTGGCTACGGCGGCGCAAGCAAGCGCTATTGCTATCCCCGCTTTTGGTAAAGCACATGAGTTAGCCAAACAAGATGCCAACATCACGCTGGCTTATGGGCAGAGTTTGATTTTGACGTCCGATGAAGGATTGCAGCAACAAGGGCGTGATCTGCTGTTGCCGCTGTTAGATATGCCATCAGTGGCGTTTCAAGCGCAGTCCTTATTGGCATATGACGCGTTTTCGCAGCAAAAATATGGGGACGCTATCTCGTATTGGCAAAAGATGCAAAGTGCGATTCCTGCGAATGATCAACGGTATGCTATGCTAGCTGACAGCATTGCTAAAGCCCGTCAATTGCAGGGTGACAACATGAGTCATGGGGTGGCGGTGTCGATTGCGATCGACAAAACGATAGTCATCCCTAAAAACGCCATTTTGATTGTTTCGGTTCAAGATAGTTCTGGTCAAGGAATGCCAGTGGCCGCGGCTCGTTTTTCTACCCAGCCGTTTCCGCATCATGTGGTACTGACCGATCAGAACAATTTAACACCGCAGCGCCGTTTATCGGATTTGAAACAGCTAGTGGTGAAAGCACGTATCGATTTGGACGGAAATGTTTCCACACAAAATGGCGATTGGATTGGCGTTAGCGGGCCAGTAACCTTAGGGGACCCAGTAGAGGTACTCATTCATTCGCACTAA
- a CDS encoding SDR family oxidoreductase, translating into MKIESAVILITSASSLLGRSLAIHYARLGARLILCDHDETNLMKTVQLCRDVNDQVHSCVLTSCQPKAVEAILDFVQETYHQAPDVLINHWPNVVLPSFVDEAASDQFVQQWSTLTAHFFLFGYGCAERMRQAQNKGVIVNVISYSGAMELNGLVSASSMVSGFTQSWAQELTPFNIRVGGVVPQLSNEPHHSESLHYDELTRHTEYIVANEYFSGRVMSA; encoded by the coding sequence ATGAAAATAGAAAGTGCTGTTATTTTAATCACTTCCGCGAGTTCTTTACTCGGCAGATCACTCGCCATTCACTATGCTCGCTTAGGCGCACGCTTGATCCTTTGTGATCACGATGAAACCAACTTAATGAAAACGGTGCAGCTGTGCCGAGATGTCAATGATCAAGTACACTCCTGTGTGCTGACCTCTTGCCAACCTAAAGCAGTCGAAGCGATTCTCGATTTTGTGCAGGAAACTTACCATCAGGCACCAGATGTACTAATCAACCACTGGCCTAATGTGGTACTGCCCTCTTTCGTCGACGAAGCGGCTTCCGATCAATTCGTGCAACAATGGAGCACCTTAACGGCACACTTCTTCTTATTTGGCTATGGCTGTGCGGAACGTATGCGGCAAGCGCAAAACAAAGGTGTGATCGTTAACGTCATCTCGTACAGTGGAGCCATGGAATTGAACGGGTTAGTCAGTGCAAGCTCGATGGTGTCTGGTTTTACCCAAAGCTGGGCTCAAGAGCTAACCCCTTTCAACATTCGTGTCGGAGGTGTCGTCCCGCAGCTCTCTAATGAGCCACATCACAGTGAATCGTTGCATTATGATGAGCTCACTCGCCACACGGAATACATCGTGGCGAATGAGTATTTTAGCGGTCGGGTGATGAGCGCTTAA